A stretch of uncultured Campylobacter sp. DNA encodes these proteins:
- a CDS encoding spore coat protein, whose amino-acid sequence MQNFKEYVNEILKNHPGERVTSFSFEGEKYWLKQPELRIRGGLLTKIFKANPKAAFDYEALKCESLYAAGAPVPQLVLRDESFFVLKDGGTPVDEVLKSSDEVSCVALIEGYATALAQLHSRGFIHGRPALRDVLVKNGEMKFIDFENRGERGDLQKAKMRDFLLFVYDLCREGLSEGFVRASICTYASSGGQDVVQSAWTTVLALRPIYFIARLLPQKFKDLNALVRTFELCLKIIEENDDQRKTK is encoded by the coding sequence ATGCAAAATTTTAAAGAATACGTAAATGAAATTCTAAAAAATCATCCTGGCGAGCGCGTCACGAGCTTTAGTTTCGAGGGCGAGAAATACTGGCTCAAGCAGCCGGAACTGCGCATCCGCGGTGGATTACTTACGAAAATATTTAAAGCAAATCCGAAAGCCGCTTTCGATTACGAAGCGCTAAAATGCGAGAGCTTGTACGCAGCCGGCGCGCCTGTGCCACAGCTGGTGCTGCGAGACGAGAGCTTTTTCGTACTCAAAGACGGCGGCACGCCGGTGGACGAGGTGCTAAAAAGCTCGGATGAGGTATCTTGCGTGGCGCTTATTGAGGGCTACGCTACGGCGTTAGCACAGCTACATTCGCGCGGCTTCATACACGGCAGACCCGCGCTGCGCGACGTTTTAGTAAAAAACGGCGAGATGAAATTTATAGATTTTGAAAATCGCGGCGAGCGCGGTGATCTGCAAAAAGCTAAAATGCGAGATTTTTTGCTGTTTGTCTATGATCTTTGTCGTGAAGGTCTGAGCGAAGGCTTTGTTCGCGCAAGCATTTGCACCTACGCCTCAAGCGGCGGGCAGGATGTAGTGCAAAGTGCGTGGACTACGGTACTTGCGCTGCGTCCGATATATTTTATCGCCAGGCTCTTGCCGCAAAAATTTAAAGATCTAAACGCGCTCGTGCGCACGTTTGAGCTCTGCCTAAAAATAATTGAGGAAAACGATGATCAAAGAAAAACAAAGTAA
- a CDS encoding multidrug effflux MFS transporter: MIKEKQSKFAKFKLVIILAYMSALAPLSTDMYLPALEKVKASFATSEFYTQLSVASFFIAFALGQLVYGPLSDKFGRKKPLYAGILLFIFASLACVSFDSVYAFIFFRFLQALGGCAGVVLARAVINDKFELHEAAAMFALMMVVGSLAPMLAPTLGGFVLDFFSWQAIFAILFALGILLFAFIFFGLGESAQIDRTATLSVKGVLGEYGIILRNKEFMRYTLGFAVAMSALFAYITGSSFIFLGYYGLGEHAFGVIFGINALGMTLVSALNAKLVQNREPAALLNFGLIAMLVTSLILFACSMLDLPFICFEASLFVLLSSLGFVAPNATTLAMALYKDGNSGAASAVLGTVQFAIAGAISFIVGAVGANKPFLLASVMAICALCANAVYFLLREKNQKF; the protein is encoded by the coding sequence ATGATCAAAGAAAAACAAAGTAAATTCGCTAAATTTAAATTGGTGATTATACTCGCCTATATGTCCGCTCTGGCGCCACTTTCGACCGATATGTATCTGCCCGCGCTGGAAAAGGTAAAGGCAAGCTTTGCTACGAGCGAGTTTTACACTCAGCTATCAGTTGCGAGTTTTTTCATCGCTTTTGCGCTAGGACAGCTCGTTTATGGGCCGCTAAGCGATAAATTTGGTCGTAAAAAGCCGTTATACGCGGGCATTTTGCTTTTTATATTTGCGTCGCTTGCTTGCGTGAGCTTTGATAGCGTTTACGCGTTTATATTTTTTAGATTTTTGCAAGCTTTAGGCGGGTGCGCGGGAGTGGTACTTGCGCGAGCCGTAATTAATGATAAATTCGAACTGCACGAGGCTGCGGCGATGTTTGCGCTGATGATGGTCGTAGGCTCGCTAGCGCCGATGCTAGCACCAACTCTAGGTGGATTTGTGCTAGATTTTTTCTCATGGCAAGCGATTTTTGCGATTTTGTTTGCGCTTGGAATTTTGCTTTTTGCATTTATATTTTTCGGACTTGGCGAGAGCGCTCAGATAGACAGGACTGCTACACTTAGCGTAAAAGGCGTGCTTGGCGAATACGGCATAATCTTGCGAAATAAAGAATTTATGCGCTATACGCTAGGATTTGCGGTTGCGATGAGCGCACTTTTTGCTTATATCACGGGCTCTAGCTTTATATTTTTGGGCTATTATGGGCTGGGCGAGCATGCCTTTGGCGTAATATTTGGCATCAACGCTCTTGGAATGACCCTTGTTTCGGCACTAAATGCCAAACTCGTGCAAAATCGCGAACCCGCAGCTTTATTAAATTTCGGCCTAATAGCGATGCTTGTGACGAGCTTGATTTTGTTCGCATGCTCTATGCTTGACCTTCCTTTCATCTGCTTTGAGGCTTCGCTTTTCGTATTGCTTTCATCCCTTGGCTTTGTTGCGCCTAACGCCACGACGCTTGCGATGGCGCTGTATAAGGACGGCAACTCTGGCGCAGCTTCGGCGGTACTGGGGACTGTGCAATTTGCCATCGCCGGGGCTATTTCGTTTATCGTGGGTGCAGTGGGAGCGAATAAGCCGTTTTTGCTCGCAAGTGTGATGGCGATTTGTGCTCTTTGTGCGAACGCTGTGTATTTTTTATTGCGAGAAAAGAATCAAAAATTTTAA